One window of Maridesulfovibrio ferrireducens genomic DNA carries:
- the mgtA gene encoding magnesium-translocating P-type ATPase, which yields MDLLSKDFWSKTSNSVLHDLKTCTAGLSQEEAELRLKQFGPNTLKKEAHHTSFALFLDQFKSPIIIILICAAILSIALGDSSDAIIIMVIVFVSGFLGFWQEKGAAGAVESLLETVETKVDVLRGGKQVQIPVDEIVPGDIITLHAGKGIPGDCRILESRDLFVNEAALTGETFPVEKDIESHAVDAPLAARSNSLFMGTHVMSGEGKAIVAATALNTEFGKISKRLKLRPAETEFERGIKKFGYLLMEVTLVLVVLIFAFNVYFAKPILDSLLFSLALAVGLTPQLLPVIISVNLANGAKRMAQHKVIVRRLSSIENFGSMNVLCSDKTGTLTDGTVRLKGAYDLYGEESEEVLHQAYMNSYFETGFISPIDEAIRGMESFDVSDFTKTDEVPYDFIRKRLSVLVRREKESHAMMITKGALSNILDSCTKAVTSDGSIVNVADVVNDVQAKFEEFSGQGFRVLGVSKREFPVDAEINKDDEVDMTFIGFLAFWDPPKEGIVENIAKLKALGVSLKVITGDNRHIAAKVGHEIGLTEPVILTGAEINQMRDEALVQRVRGVNIFAEIEPNQKEDIVLALKQAGQVVGYMGDGINDASALRAADVGISVDSAVDVAKETADIVLLEKDLGVLEHGVIEGRKTFANTLKYVFMATSANFGNMFSMAGASLFLPFLPLLPKQVLLTNLFTDLPEMTIATDNVDQSNIDRPKRWDIKFIKKFMIVFGIVSSVFDFMTFGVLLYILDASPEEFRTGWFLESIVSATMIVLVIRTRLPFYKSKPGKYLVFATLAVIAFVHVLPYSPIALILGFKPLPISFLVAMWIIVALYVVGAEYAKKLFYRNISE from the coding sequence ATGGATTTACTCAGTAAAGATTTTTGGAGCAAAACTTCTAATTCGGTTTTACATGACTTAAAAACTTGCACCGCCGGACTCAGTCAGGAAGAAGCTGAACTGAGGCTTAAGCAATTCGGGCCGAATACTCTAAAAAAAGAAGCTCATCATACCTCTTTTGCGTTATTTCTGGATCAGTTCAAGAGCCCGATTATAATTATACTTATTTGTGCCGCAATCCTTTCTATCGCTCTTGGTGACAGTTCCGATGCGATTATTATTATGGTGATTGTTTTTGTCAGTGGTTTCCTTGGGTTTTGGCAGGAAAAAGGGGCCGCAGGTGCTGTCGAGTCTTTGCTTGAAACCGTTGAAACAAAGGTTGATGTTTTGCGGGGCGGAAAGCAGGTTCAAATCCCTGTTGATGAAATCGTTCCCGGTGATATTATAACACTTCATGCTGGCAAGGGTATACCCGGAGACTGCCGCATCCTTGAATCACGAGACTTGTTTGTTAATGAAGCTGCTCTGACAGGTGAAACTTTCCCGGTTGAAAAAGATATTGAGTCTCATGCTGTTGATGCCCCCCTTGCCGCAAGGTCGAACAGCCTTTTTATGGGAACGCATGTTATGAGCGGCGAAGGGAAAGCTATTGTCGCTGCAACTGCTCTCAATACTGAATTCGGTAAAATTTCAAAACGGCTCAAACTGCGCCCGGCAGAAACTGAGTTTGAAAGGGGAATCAAAAAATTCGGTTATCTTCTGATGGAAGTCACATTGGTTCTGGTTGTTTTGATTTTTGCTTTTAACGTCTATTTTGCAAAGCCCATTCTGGATTCACTTCTTTTTTCATTAGCTCTCGCTGTTGGACTTACTCCACAACTTCTACCCGTTATTATCAGCGTGAACCTTGCCAATGGAGCCAAGCGCATGGCTCAGCATAAGGTGATTGTACGCAGACTCTCGTCTATTGAGAATTTCGGGAGCATGAATGTCTTATGTTCGGATAAGACAGGGACTCTCACTGATGGAACCGTAAGGCTCAAGGGAGCATATGATCTTTACGGTGAAGAAAGTGAAGAAGTCCTTCATCAGGCTTATATGAATTCTTATTTTGAAACAGGTTTTATCAGTCCGATTGATGAAGCTATTCGTGGGATGGAGTCTTTTGATGTCTCTGATTTTACTAAAACGGATGAAGTTCCTTATGATTTTATTCGTAAAAGGCTGAGTGTACTGGTCCGGCGCGAAAAAGAATCGCACGCAATGATGATCACTAAAGGAGCTTTGAGTAATATTCTGGATTCATGCACCAAGGCTGTTACTTCTGACGGTAGTATTGTGAATGTGGCGGATGTTGTAAATGATGTTCAGGCAAAATTTGAGGAATTCAGCGGGCAGGGATTTCGTGTTTTGGGTGTTTCAAAGCGGGAATTTCCAGTTGATGCTGAAATAAATAAAGATGATGAAGTTGATATGACCTTTATCGGATTTCTTGCTTTCTGGGATCCTCCGAAGGAAGGGATAGTAGAAAATATAGCTAAATTGAAGGCGCTGGGTGTGAGTCTAAAAGTTATCACCGGGGATAACAGACATATTGCCGCAAAAGTGGGGCATGAAATAGGGCTTACCGAGCCTGTGATCCTGACGGGGGCGGAAATTAATCAAATGCGGGATGAAGCCCTTGTTCAGCGAGTGCGAGGAGTAAATATTTTTGCTGAAATTGAGCCGAATCAGAAAGAAGATATCGTGCTTGCTTTAAAACAGGCTGGACAGGTTGTCGGATACATGGGCGACGGAATTAATGATGCGTCCGCACTCAGGGCCGCAGATGTGGGTATTTCCGTTGATAGTGCTGTTGATGTAGCCAAGGAAACCGCTGATATAGTGCTTCTTGAAAAAGATCTCGGTGTGCTTGAACACGGGGTGATAGAAGGGCGTAAAACTTTTGCCAATACGCTTAAATATGTATTCATGGCTACCAGCGCCAATTTCGGGAATATGTTTTCCATGGCCGGAGCAAGTTTGTTTTTACCATTTCTGCCTTTGCTGCCTAAGCAAGTCCTGCTTACCAATCTATTTACTGATTTACCGGAAATGACCATTGCCACCGATAATGTTGATCAGAGCAACATTGATAGACCTAAGCGTTGGGATATTAAATTTATCAAAAAATTTATGATTGTTTTCGGAATCGTTAGCTCTGTCTTTGATTTTATGACGTTCGGAGTGTTGCTTTATATTCTTGATGCGTCACCTGAGGAATTCAGAACAGGCTGGTTTTTGGAATCAATTGTTTCCGCAACAATGATTGTGCTGGTTATCCGCACGAGACTTCCGTTTTATAAAAGTAAGCCGGGCAAATATCTTGTCTTTGCGACTCTGGCTGTAATTGCGTTTGTTCATGTGCTTCCTTACAGTCCTATTGCTCTTATTTTAGGGTTTAAACCCCTTCCAATAAGTTTCTTGGTGGCAATGTGGATAATAGTGGCCTTGTATGTCGTGGGCGCAGAATATGCGAAGAAGCTGTTTTATAGAAATATAAGTGAGTAG
- a CDS encoding pitrilysin family protein, which yields MFPHQKNAAVSAAKGFRIEKLPIILLLLGALLMTAGCKIERTEQSDKLKVSQKTSAEDSAIKELKKEISEALSSGDGPHIIKLKNGMNLLIKEDTRFPLVNVRLFVHAGSSYETPDQAGISHLLEHMVFKGTDKRAPGQTALEIESVGGDMNAATSFDYTVYYVEVPENEWKLGMDIVTDMAFNAKIDPEELKSERDVVLSELERGEDNPGSRIFKTLQSIVWKDSSYQWPIIGYRETVEKISSEDIHAYIDRLYQPQSMLLSVVGKIDPQQVALEAEKLCGSLEATQPVVPPVKFATPENGKTTIKIIPGKWNKVYIGAAFPIPGITSAKVAGLETLCELLGGGETSKLYRKFKYEKRMVDSISVSSLTLQRSGMLYIFATLDADKVEEFWKELIIELSSIDFNQFTDREMERVSLNLEDSLFLTKETLSGLASKLGYFQFFENGQQAEENYLYDVKNITRQQLQKLYDEYFVPEKLASCMLTPEGFKTTEQDLEKIVADNWPAKKVTANESSVSGPGEASTIELANGSKLVFIPDTTLPYTAMSMYWSGGDADLTVEDQGLSALVSQSLTRGTASMNATELEDYVSDRAASIGASAGREVFAITSKFPSRFTADMFPLIKEILTAPRFAAEEIDRAKQDQISSIKRKEDRPVSLAFRNIFPFLFKNGTYSYYHLGVPANVENFTEENIRDFWAKQSSRPFVIAVCGDYDREALMNFAKELDAKLVLKDKPVEIPVPDWGTENKLKLTLPDRNQAHLMAIFPIPGMEDEEATAGLSLLRAALAGQSGLLFRDLRDKQGLGYTVTAFLWQAPKTGFMAFYIGTKPEQVEQAMAGFEKTVAMLQKDDLPEKEIQRAKNILNGEYYQEHQSLLSRSRESASLIVKGFEPDLDLKLIEKAGKMNAADVRILINKYLDWNKKYTLTVQP from the coding sequence ATGTTCCCACATCAAAAAAACGCGGCGGTATCAGCCGCAAAAGGATTCAGAATTGAAAAGCTACCCATCATTCTCCTTCTTCTCGGAGCACTCCTAATGACTGCCGGATGCAAGATAGAGAGAACAGAACAAAGCGATAAACTGAAAGTTTCACAGAAAACCTCTGCTGAAGATTCCGCCATCAAGGAACTGAAAAAAGAAATTTCAGAAGCCTTGTCTTCAGGTGACGGTCCGCACATTATAAAACTCAAAAACGGAATGAATCTTCTTATTAAGGAAGACACCAGATTTCCTCTGGTTAATGTCCGTCTGTTTGTTCATGCCGGTTCATCATATGAAACTCCTGATCAAGCAGGTATAAGTCACCTTCTGGAGCATATGGTTTTTAAAGGAACCGACAAACGCGCTCCCGGGCAGACAGCTCTTGAAATCGAATCTGTCGGCGGTGACATGAACGCCGCGACAAGCTTTGACTATACAGTCTACTACGTTGAAGTGCCTGAAAATGAGTGGAAGCTCGGCATGGATATCGTCACGGATATGGCTTTCAACGCCAAAATAGATCCCGAAGAACTCAAATCTGAACGCGATGTTGTGCTTTCCGAACTTGAAAGAGGCGAAGACAATCCCGGAAGCAGGATATTCAAAACGCTGCAATCAATTGTCTGGAAAGATAGCAGCTATCAGTGGCCTATTATCGGCTACCGCGAAACTGTCGAAAAAATTTCTTCCGAAGACATCCACGCATACATAGACAGGCTGTATCAGCCTCAATCAATGCTGCTGAGCGTTGTCGGTAAAATTGATCCGCAGCAGGTTGCTCTTGAAGCTGAAAAACTTTGCGGATCATTAGAAGCTACCCAGCCGGTAGTGCCTCCCGTAAAATTTGCTACTCCTGAGAACGGAAAAACTACTATTAAGATAATTCCCGGTAAGTGGAACAAAGTTTACATCGGAGCAGCTTTCCCTATTCCCGGTATCACCTCAGCGAAAGTTGCAGGGCTTGAGACTCTATGTGAATTGCTCGGCGGCGGAGAAACTTCCAAACTCTACCGCAAATTTAAATATGAAAAAAGAATGGTCGACAGCATTTCCGTTTCGTCGCTGACACTTCAGCGCTCCGGCATGCTATATATCTTTGCAACTCTTGATGCGGACAAGGTAGAAGAGTTCTGGAAAGAACTTATAATTGAATTGTCTTCCATTGATTTCAATCAGTTTACCGACCGTGAAATGGAGCGAGTTTCCCTGAATCTTGAAGATTCATTATTCCTGACCAAGGAAACCCTTTCGGGACTCGCTTCAAAGCTCGGCTATTTTCAGTTCTTTGAAAATGGACAGCAGGCCGAAGAAAACTACCTTTACGATGTAAAAAACATTACCCGTCAGCAGCTTCAAAAGCTTTATGATGAATACTTTGTGCCTGAAAAGCTTGCATCATGCATGCTCACGCCCGAAGGGTTCAAAACGACAGAACAAGATCTTGAAAAAATTGTAGCGGACAACTGGCCTGCAAAGAAAGTGACCGCCAATGAAAGCAGCGTATCCGGTCCCGGTGAAGCTTCCACCATTGAGCTTGCGAACGGTAGCAAACTGGTTTTCATTCCTGATACGACACTGCCCTACACTGCAATGTCCATGTACTGGTCCGGCGGTGATGCAGATTTGACAGTAGAAGATCAGGGGCTGTCCGCGCTGGTTTCCCAGAGTTTGACTCGCGGAACCGCAAGCATGAACGCAACTGAACTTGAAGATTATGTTTCTGACAGAGCCGCCTCCATAGGAGCCTCTGCCGGACGCGAAGTTTTCGCCATAACGTCCAAGTTCCCTTCCCGTTTCACTGCCGACATGTTCCCGCTCATCAAAGAAATTCTGACTGCTCCACGCTTTGCAGCCGAAGAAATAGACCGCGCTAAACAAGATCAGATTTCGTCCATTAAACGCAAAGAAGATCGACCTGTAAGCTTAGCTTTCAGAAACATCTTTCCCTTCCTGTTTAAAAACGGAACCTACTCATATTACCACCTCGGTGTGCCTGCAAACGTTGAGAACTTCACTGAAGAGAATATCCGTGATTTCTGGGCCAAGCAATCATCCCGTCCATTTGTCATCGCAGTGTGCGGAGATTATGACCGCGAAGCTCTCATGAATTTCGCCAAAGAACTTGACGCAAAACTCGTTCTCAAAGACAAGCCTGTCGAAATTCCCGTCCCTGACTGGGGAACTGAAAACAAGCTAAAACTCACCCTGCCCGACCGGAATCAGGCGCATCTCATGGCCATTTTCCCTATCCCGGGTATGGAAGACGAAGAAGCGACAGCAGGACTGTCTCTACTCAGAGCCGCCCTTGCCGGACAGAGCGGACTTCTGTTCCGCGATCTACGCGATAAGCAGGGCCTCGGCTACACAGTAACCGCATTCCTATGGCAGGCTCCCAAAACCGGATTCATGGCCTTCTACATTGGCACCAAGCCGGAACAGGTGGAACAGGCAATGGCGGGATTTGAAAAAACAGTCGCCATGCTGCAAAAAGATGATCTACCGGAAAAAGAAATCCAGAGAGCTAAAAACATTCTGAACGGTGAGTACTATCAGGAACATCAAAGTCTACTTTCACGAAGCAGAGAATCTGCAAGCTTAATTGTAAAAGGATTCGAACCTGACCTTGATCTCAAGCTCATTGAAAAAGCCGGAAAAATGAATGCGGCAGATGTCAGAATCCTTATTAACAAATATCTGGACTGGAACAAAAAATATACGCTGACAGTCCAGCCCTAG
- a CDS encoding alpha-hydroxy-acid oxidizing protein → MKSTRDNARELMKGYCKVCPVCNGNGCVGEVPGMGGLGTGSSFKNNFKALADIKLNMRTIHDFCEPDTSLNIMGMKLDIPVIAAPIGGVSFNMGGKIEEIDYISAKLKACAAKGIIGCTGDGVPDFIHQSGFTAIEEVKGHGIPFIKPWEESELYMKLEKAEKTGAKIIGMDIDAAGLITLKKMGRPVTPKPISKLRSIIESVNADFILKGIMTPDEAKMAIDAGAKGIVVSNHGGRVLDSCPGTAEVLREISKAVAGQCAIMVDGGVRTGIDVLKMLALGADAVMIGRPFSIATIGGLQDGAEKYIDQLKSEFTQAMVLTGTARADSVNLSALYY, encoded by the coding sequence ATGAAATCAACTCGCGACAACGCCAGAGAATTAATGAAAGGATATTGCAAAGTCTGTCCTGTCTGCAACGGAAACGGTTGTGTAGGTGAAGTTCCGGGAATGGGCGGATTAGGCACTGGATCAAGCTTTAAAAATAACTTTAAAGCTCTGGCAGATATTAAACTGAATATGCGCACCATTCACGATTTTTGCGAACCCGATACCAGCCTAAACATCATGGGCATGAAGCTTGATATTCCAGTAATAGCCGCACCTATCGGCGGAGTTTCATTCAATATGGGCGGAAAAATAGAAGAAATTGATTACATTTCAGCTAAACTTAAAGCTTGCGCCGCAAAAGGGATTATCGGTTGCACCGGAGACGGCGTGCCGGACTTCATTCATCAAAGCGGATTTACTGCCATTGAAGAAGTTAAAGGACACGGAATTCCATTTATCAAACCGTGGGAAGAATCTGAACTGTATATGAAGCTTGAAAAAGCAGAAAAAACAGGCGCTAAAATCATAGGCATGGACATCGACGCGGCAGGACTCATTACACTGAAAAAAATGGGCCGCCCGGTTACACCGAAACCTATCAGCAAACTGCGCTCCATAATTGAATCAGTAAATGCGGACTTCATCCTTAAAGGAATCATGACCCCCGATGAAGCTAAAATGGCTATTGATGCCGGAGCAAAAGGAATTGTCGTTTCCAATCATGGAGGACGCGTTCTCGACTCCTGCCCCGGTACTGCCGAAGTTTTGCGCGAAATATCAAAAGCTGTTGCAGGACAATGCGCCATCATGGTTGACGGCGGAGTCAGAACCGGAATCGATGTTCTTAAAATGCTGGCTCTCGGTGCCGACGCAGTAATGATCGGACGCCCGTTCTCCATTGCCACCATAGGCGGATTACAAGACGGAGCTGAAAAATATATTGATCAGCTGAAATCTGAATTCACTCAGGCAATGGTTCTTACCGGCACAGCAAGAGCTGATTCTGTAAATTTATCAGCGTTATATTATTAA
- a CDS encoding sulfite exporter TauE/SafE family protein, whose product MISTLLIFVVLGVIAGILAGLLGIGGGLVIVPILYFALPQLGITEAQLMHVALGTSLATIIFTSISSMRAHNSRGAIRWDIFKTITPGILIGTFLGSCFAAYLNTTILKIIFVIFLYYVASQMLLGLKPKASRQVPGTWGMFGAGNAIGAMSSLVGIGGGTLSVPFLTMCNIPIHTAIGTAAAIGLPIALAGTAGFIWTGIGVQGLPDWTIGFIYLPALIGIVSTSMLTAPFGAKLAHSLPVAKLKMIFAILLLVVATKMLISLF is encoded by the coding sequence ATGATTTCAACATTGCTGATTTTTGTAGTTCTAGGGGTTATTGCCGGAATACTTGCCGGACTCCTTGGTATTGGCGGAGGACTGGTCATTGTTCCAATTTTATATTTTGCACTTCCCCAGCTCGGCATAACTGAAGCTCAATTAATGCATGTAGCTCTCGGAACATCACTGGCGACTATTATCTTCACGTCCATCTCCAGCATGCGTGCTCACAACTCACGCGGAGCCATCCGCTGGGACATATTTAAGACTATCACCCCCGGTATATTAATAGGAACGTTTCTTGGATCATGCTTTGCAGCATATTTAAACACGACCATCCTGAAAATCATCTTTGTTATTTTTCTCTACTATGTTGCTTCACAGATGCTGCTTGGACTCAAACCTAAAGCTTCGCGTCAAGTTCCGGGAACATGGGGAATGTTCGGAGCAGGCAATGCTATCGGTGCAATGTCCAGCCTTGTTGGCATCGGCGGCGGAACACTTTCAGTTCCTTTTCTGACCATGTGCAACATCCCGATTCATACCGCAATCGGCACTGCTGCGGCCATAGGACTTCCTATCGCATTGGCAGGAACTGCCGGATTCATCTGGACAGGAATCGGAGTACAAGGGCTACCGGACTGGACTATAGGTTTTATATATCTTCCCGCACTTATCGGAATTGTTTCAACAAGCATGCTGACAGCTCCTTTTGGTGCAAAACTCGCTCACAGCCTGCCTGTTGCAAAACTGAAAATGATTTTTGCGATTCTTCTTCTAGTAGTCGCAACAAAAATGCTGATCAGCCTTTTTTAA
- a CDS encoding DNA polymerase III subunit delta', which produces MFTGIQETVSRQKIVLPRFAKLALQPPQCLLIEGGSAEDRRDMARYWACLLNCESGGTPCGTCKPCLQIADNAFNDFLIIDRVDEDGVEKQDIPVDNVRKYFSVWGQPPHGRGTRVTVIEEAQHLNGNSANALLKTLEEPRPGNVFVLTAPQRERLLGTLVSRSWVITLAWPTETQNSPEVADWVSGMLGFWRSGQGWFARTSAKGALNKEQALKVVLGCQRELRNTLMNPQLTPAANALSGLFDPKGLRRLDLVLSKAQESLNYNVNPALVLDWVCTAAMPRKRR; this is translated from the coding sequence ATGTTTACAGGTATTCAAGAGACTGTTTCGCGGCAGAAAATAGTTCTGCCCAGATTTGCCAAGCTGGCTTTGCAGCCTCCTCAGTGCCTGTTGATTGAAGGCGGATCCGCCGAAGACAGACGCGATATGGCCCGTTATTGGGCTTGCCTGCTTAATTGTGAAAGCGGGGGAACTCCCTGCGGCACTTGCAAGCCATGTTTGCAGATTGCGGATAACGCTTTTAACGATTTCTTGATAATTGACCGTGTCGATGAAGACGGTGTCGAAAAACAGGATATTCCAGTAGATAATGTTCGCAAGTATTTCTCGGTCTGGGGCCAACCGCCCCATGGCCGGGGTACTCGCGTAACCGTTATTGAAGAAGCTCAGCACTTAAACGGTAATTCTGCGAATGCTCTCCTTAAGACTCTCGAAGAACCACGTCCCGGAAATGTCTTTGTTCTCACCGCTCCTCAGCGGGAGAGACTGCTCGGAACTTTAGTCTCGCGCAGTTGGGTTATCACTCTTGCGTGGCCTACGGAAACACAGAACAGTCCTGAAGTTGCCGACTGGGTAAGTGGCATGCTGGGTTTTTGGCGTTCTGGACAGGGCTGGTTTGCAAGAACTTCCGCAAAAGGTGCTCTTAATAAAGAGCAAGCCCTGAAAGTCGTTTTAGGCTGTCAGCGTGAACTTCGTAATACTCTCATGAATCCGCAACTGACTCCTGCTGCAAATGCTCTTTCTGGTCTTTTCGACCCCAAGGGGTTGCGCAGGCTTGATCTTGTTTTGAGCAAGGCTCAGGAATCTCTGAACTACAACGTAAATCCCGCATTAGTTCTCGACTGGGTTTGCACCGCCGCAATGCCTCGCAAAAGAAGATAA
- a CDS encoding FadR/GntR family transcriptional regulator: MDIKKPQNPVYEAVAKQITELIKSGELQQGDKLPSERNLAEKFKVSRSSVREAIKALIHKNLVESKRGDGTYICAHIDADIIEAFTEAFADQKKRLSDIFQFRKVIEPQIAGLAAISIDDETLNRMKIIVCNQEIRIRSGKDTGDLDAEFHLEIAKASGNSIFPDMMEALSKIIKESRSQSLQNTTRKQKSITAHFDLLKAFENHDSALAQKIMRQHIEEIESAATGSDSL, from the coding sequence ATGGATATAAAAAAGCCGCAAAATCCTGTTTATGAAGCTGTTGCAAAACAGATCACCGAATTGATTAAATCCGGTGAATTACAGCAAGGTGACAAGCTTCCTTCGGAGCGTAACTTAGCTGAAAAATTTAAAGTTTCGCGCAGTTCCGTGCGGGAAGCCATCAAAGCACTGATCCATAAAAATTTAGTTGAAAGTAAACGAGGAGATGGAACCTACATCTGTGCTCACATCGATGCCGACATTATTGAAGCATTCACCGAAGCCTTCGCTGATCAAAAAAAACGACTGAGTGACATTTTTCAATTCAGAAAAGTAATCGAACCTCAAATTGCGGGGTTAGCTGCAATTTCAATAGATGATGAAACTTTAAACCGCATGAAAATAATCGTATGTAATCAAGAGATACGGATCAGGTCAGGCAAAGACACTGGTGACCTTGATGCCGAGTTTCATCTTGAAATTGCAAAAGCCAGCGGTAACAGCATCTTTCCGGATATGATGGAAGCTCTCAGTAAAATTATAAAGGAAAGCCGTTCGCAATCGTTGCAAAACACAACGCGAAAGCAAAAATCTATAACAGCACACTTTGATCTTCTAAAAGCATTTGAAAACCATGATTCGGCCTTGGCGCAGAAAATAATGAGACAACATATTGAAGAAATTGAATCTGCGGCAACCGGATCTGATTCACTATAA
- a CDS encoding adenylosuccinate synthase, with protein MSNTVIVGTQWGDEGKGKIVDMLAQEAGAIVRFQGGNNAGHTLVVAGEQCILHLIPSGVLHPGKKCLIGNGVVLDPEVFLKEIDGLNAKGIDVSPERMMISKKTQIIMSYHRMMDNCRESVKSDESKIGTTGRGIGPCYEDKMNRIGIRAADLADPELLRAKIVEALIEKNVLFEKLFNVEALDPEKVYQDILPVAERIKPFLGDVSSVIQEVNKEGGMVLFEGAQGIHLDIDHGTYPFVTSSNTVAGNAAAGAGCGPRCLERIIGILKAYTTRVGSGPFATELLDETGDTLQANGHEFGATTGRKRRCGWLDLVIIRETARLCDLTEFALTKLDVLSGLKELKICVSYEYRGEKISYPPQEQNGMAFVKPVYETMPGWDEDITGARTYDELPEAAKNYIARIEELSGVKVGIVSVGPDRAQTIVR; from the coding sequence ATGTCGAATACGGTAATTGTTGGAACCCAATGGGGCGATGAAGGTAAGGGTAAAATCGTGGATATGCTCGCTCAAGAAGCTGGCGCGATTGTTCGTTTTCAGGGCGGAAACAACGCGGGTCATACTCTCGTGGTCGCTGGCGAACAATGTATCCTGCACCTTATTCCTTCCGGAGTTTTACATCCCGGAAAGAAATGCCTCATCGGGAACGGAGTCGTTTTAGACCCCGAAGTTTTCCTTAAGGAGATCGACGGCCTTAACGCAAAGGGCATTGATGTTTCTCCTGAACGCATGATGATCAGTAAAAAAACACAGATTATCATGTCTTACCACAGAATGATGGACAACTGTAGAGAATCTGTCAAATCTGATGAAAGTAAAATCGGAACAACCGGTCGCGGTATCGGTCCTTGTTATGAAGACAAGATGAACCGTATAGGTATTCGTGCCGCAGATTTAGCTGATCCTGAACTGCTTCGTGCCAAGATAGTTGAAGCTCTTATTGAAAAAAATGTTTTATTTGAAAAACTTTTCAATGTTGAAGCCCTTGATCCTGAAAAAGTATATCAGGACATTCTTCCTGTCGCTGAGAGAATTAAACCTTTTCTCGGAGATGTTTCTTCCGTTATTCAGGAAGTTAACAAAGAAGGCGGAATGGTCCTTTTTGAAGGTGCACAGGGTATTCATCTCGATATCGATCACGGAACATATCCTTTTGTTACTTCCTCCAACACTGTTGCAGGTAATGCTGCCGCCGGCGCAGGGTGCGGACCCCGCTGTCTTGAACGTATCATCGGTATCCTGAAAGCTTATACAACCAGAGTCGGTAGCGGTCCTTTTGCTACAGAACTGCTTGATGAAACCGGCGATACTTTGCAGGCAAACGGACATGAGTTCGGTGCAACTACCGGCAGAAAACGCCGTTGCGGATGGCTCGATCTGGTTATCATTCGTGAAACTGCACGTCTGTGTGACCTCACTGAATTTGCTCTTACTAAACTGGATGTTTTGTCCGGTCTCAAAGAACTCAAAATTTGTGTTTCTTATGAGTACCGCGGTGAAAAGATTTCTTATCCTCCGCAGGAGCAGAACGGTATGGCATTTGTCAAACCTGTTTATGAAACCATGCCCGGCTGGGATGAAGACATCACCGGCGCACGTACTTATGATGAGCTTCCTGAAGCTGCTAAAAATTATATTGCCCGTATTGAAGAATTATCCGGTGTTAAAGTCGGAATCGTTTCCGTCGGTCCTGACAGAGCTCAGACCATAGTACGATAA